The following are from one region of the Geoalkalibacter subterraneus genome:
- a CDS encoding ATP-binding protein, producing the protein MIREIVKIDEDKCDGCGLCVPACAEGAIQIIDGKARLIADNLCDGLGACLGDCPRDAITIEKRDTEAFDEEAVDRHLDENPLAEKASPAGQGGGCPSARAMSFGAPEDKGANKEEEPAQRPSQLRQWPVQLHLLPPTAPFFQQEDLVLAADCAAFAYGDFHQDLLRGKALAIGCPKLDDGKAYLDKLIAILKHNDIRRLSVVHMEVPCCSGLIMLAREAIVQSGLDVELKTIRVSVDGRLES; encoded by the coding sequence ATGATTCGCGAAATCGTCAAAATCGATGAAGATAAATGTGATGGCTGCGGACTGTGCGTTCCGGCTTGTGCCGAAGGGGCCATTCAGATCATTGACGGAAAGGCCAGGCTGATCGCAGACAACCTCTGTGACGGTCTGGGCGCCTGCCTGGGCGACTGCCCCCGGGATGCCATCACTATTGAGAAGCGGGACACCGAGGCCTTTGATGAAGAGGCCGTAGACCGTCACCTGGACGAAAATCCTTTAGCGGAGAAAGCCTCCCCGGCGGGGCAGGGCGGAGGGTGCCCTTCGGCTCGCGCCATGTCTTTCGGTGCGCCGGAAGACAAAGGCGCAAACAAGGAGGAAGAACCCGCGCAGCGCCCTTCACAGCTGCGCCAGTGGCCGGTTCAGCTGCACCTGCTGCCGCCCACCGCACCCTTTTTCCAGCAGGAAGATCTGGTTCTCGCAGCGGACTGTGCGGCGTTTGCCTACGGTGATTTTCATCAGGATCTGCTGCGCGGCAAGGCACTCGCTATCGGCTGCCCCAAGCTTGATGACGGCAAAGCCTATCTCGATAAATTGATCGCCATTCTCAAACATAACGATATTCGGAGATTGAGCGTTGTACATATGGAAGTGCCCTGCTGCTCTGGTCTTATCATGCTCGCCCGGGAGGCTATTGTGCAAAGTGGTCTGGATGTCGAGTTGAAAACCATCCGCGTCAGTGTCGACGGTCGGCTTGAATCCTGA
- a CDS encoding acyl-CoA thioesterase yields MTDMDQEKTTSRMTLTVRYAETDGQGVVHHSRYLVWFEEGRSDFLRQRGLHYSDFEKAGFFVVVAKAEVTYKNPARYEDVITIETTLARMRGKFLEFSYRALGPDGCLVATARTAHIVIGPAGKPCALPSEWVDRIL; encoded by the coding sequence ATGACGGATATGGATCAGGAAAAAACCACCAGCCGGATGACATTGACGGTGCGCTACGCCGAAACGGACGGACAGGGGGTGGTTCACCACTCCCGCTACCTGGTGTGGTTCGAGGAAGGGCGTTCCGATTTTCTGCGCCAGAGGGGGCTGCATTATTCCGATTTTGAAAAGGCCGGATTTTTTGTCGTCGTGGCCAAGGCAGAAGTAACCTACAAGAACCCTGCCCGCTATGAAGATGTCATCACCATTGAAACGACGCTGGCACGCATGCGGGGCAAGTTCCTTGAATTCTCCTACCGTGCCCTGGGTCCTGACGGGTGCCTGGTTGCAACTGCTCGTACCGCCCATATCGTCATCGGCCCGGCAGGAAAACCCTGCGCGCTGCCCTCTGAATGGGTCGATCGCATCCTGTAG
- a CDS encoding nitrous oxide-stimulated promoter family protein gives MKDQSDKQEIKDFKVLAQFTAVYCRAHHQGAKRPLQPSEVDVEGLNLEPHSLCEKCREFLAYAIERRQRCPLDPKPSCKHCEIHCYRPGHREQVREIMRFSGSRLMLRGRLDLLWHYFS, from the coding sequence GTGAAAGATCAATCGGATAAACAGGAAATCAAGGACTTCAAGGTTCTGGCCCAGTTTACTGCAGTTTACTGTCGCGCCCATCATCAGGGAGCCAAGCGACCCCTGCAACCCTCTGAGGTCGATGTAGAAGGCTTGAACCTGGAGCCTCACTCGTTGTGCGAAAAGTGCCGTGAATTTCTGGCCTACGCGATCGAGCGCAGGCAGCGCTGCCCCCTTGACCCGAAACCGAGCTGCAAGCACTGCGAGATCCACTGCTACCGGCCGGGTCATCGTGAACAGGTCAGGGAGATCATGCGTTTTTCCGGCAGTCGTCTGATGCTGCGCGGACGGCTCGATCTGCTCTGGCACTACTTCTCTTGA
- a CDS encoding ADP-ribosylglycohydrolase family protein — protein sequence MLGALAGDIIGSRFEFNNHKSKQFELLVPQCTFTDDSVLTVAVADSLMSGEDYAAVLRRYYRRYPDAGYGGRFHQWARSPQMGPYNSFGNGSAMRVSPVGWFFDDLGRVLDEARKSAAPTHNHPEGIKGAQATAASIFMARRGCGKKEIKDYIQQTFNYDLQRNLDDIRPGYSFDVTCQGSVPEAIIAFLESNDFEDAIRNAVSLGGDSDTIACITGGIAEAFYGGVPEEIAENVLNILDPPLAEITRRFMGLSH from the coding sequence ATGCTTGGAGCACTGGCCGGGGACATCATCGGATCTCGTTTCGAATTCAACAACCACAAGAGCAAACAATTCGAACTGCTTGTCCCGCAATGCACCTTTACCGACGACAGCGTGCTGACCGTGGCGGTGGCCGACAGTCTCATGAGCGGCGAGGATTATGCCGCTGTCCTGCGGAGATACTATCGCCGCTATCCCGACGCCGGTTACGGCGGGCGCTTTCATCAATGGGCGCGCTCACCACAGATGGGGCCCTACAACAGCTTCGGAAACGGCTCCGCCATGCGCGTCAGTCCGGTGGGCTGGTTTTTCGATGACCTGGGACGTGTTCTGGACGAGGCCCGGAAAAGCGCGGCACCGACTCACAATCACCCCGAAGGGATCAAGGGAGCGCAGGCAACCGCCGCCAGTATTTTCATGGCCCGCCGCGGTTGCGGCAAAAAGGAAATCAAGGATTATATTCAACAGACCTTCAATTATGACCTGCAGCGCAACCTGGACGACATCCGCCCCGGCTACTCCTTCGATGTGACCTGTCAGGGTTCGGTGCCCGAAGCGATCATCGCTTTTCTCGAATCCAACGATTTCGAGGACGCCATTCGCAACGCCGTCTCACTGGGCGGCGACAGCGATACCATCGCTTGTATCACCGGTGGAATTGCAGAGGCTTTTTATGGAGGCGTGCCGGAAGAAATCGCCGAAAACGTCTTGAATATCCTCGACCCGCCCCTTGCGGAGATAACGCGGCGTTTCATGGGTTTAAGCCACTAA
- the purF gene encoding amidophosphoribosyltransferase, with protein MFDKFQDECGVFGIFGHPEASNLTYLGLYALQHRGQESCGIVSSDGGNLHAHRGMGLVADVFRDESLFSRLCGSSSIGHVRYSTAGTSDLKNVQPIMVDYLRGSIAVAHNGNLVNAQEVRNELELSGSIFSTTSDTEVLVHLLARVQADSLAERVSEVLKVVRGAYSLVFLTETRLVAVRDPNGFRPLVLGKLDGAYVFASESCAFDLIEAEFIREVEPGEMIVISKDGLQSYHPFGKVTPTPCVFEHIYFARPDSIIFGRQVYGVRKEFGRVLAREFAVDADVVIPIPDSGVPAAIGYAEESGIPFQLGLIRNHYVGRTFIEPQQSIRHFGVKIKLNPVREVIEGKRVVVVDDSIVRGTTARKIIKMVRAAGAREIHMRISSPPTSFPCYYGIDTPTRKELISSSHTVEEINRYITSDSLGYLSLEGLREAVGDPSIGGGHFCDACFSGYYPVKFPRLKADSQLGLF; from the coding sequence ATGTTTGACAAGTTTCAGGATGAATGCGGTGTCTTCGGGATCTTCGGCCACCCCGAAGCGTCCAACCTGACCTATCTCGGTCTTTACGCGCTTCAGCATCGCGGCCAGGAAAGCTGCGGCATCGTCAGCTCCGACGGCGGCAATTTGCACGCTCATCGCGGCATGGGGCTGGTTGCCGATGTGTTCCGTGATGAATCCCTGTTTTCACGTTTGTGCGGCAGCAGCTCGATCGGCCATGTGCGCTATTCCACCGCCGGCACCAGCGATCTGAAAAACGTCCAGCCAATCATGGTCGACTACCTGCGCGGCAGCATCGCCGTGGCTCATAACGGCAACCTGGTCAATGCCCAGGAAGTTCGCAATGAGTTGGAACTCTCCGGATCGATCTTCTCGACCACTTCCGATACCGAGGTTCTGGTTCACCTGCTGGCCCGGGTCCAGGCTGATTCGCTTGCCGAACGGGTGAGCGAGGTATTGAAGGTCGTACGCGGTGCATACAGCCTGGTTTTCCTGACGGAAACGCGGCTGGTCGCGGTGCGCGACCCCAACGGCTTTCGCCCCCTGGTGCTGGGCAAGCTTGACGGCGCTTATGTTTTTGCGAGTGAGTCCTGTGCTTTCGATCTGATCGAGGCCGAGTTCATCCGCGAGGTGGAACCGGGTGAGATGATCGTGATCTCTAAGGATGGCTTGCAGTCCTATCACCCCTTCGGCAAGGTCACTCCCACTCCCTGCGTCTTTGAACATATCTATTTTGCCCGCCCCGACAGCATCATCTTCGGACGTCAGGTGTACGGCGTGCGCAAGGAGTTCGGACGTGTGCTGGCGCGCGAGTTTGCAGTCGATGCGGATGTGGTGATCCCCATCCCCGACTCTGGAGTGCCCGCTGCCATCGGCTATGCTGAAGAGTCCGGCATTCCGTTCCAGCTCGGCCTGATCCGCAATCATTACGTTGGACGGACATTCATCGAGCCGCAGCAGTCCATCCGTCACTTCGGCGTTAAAATCAAGCTCAACCCGGTACGGGAAGTGATCGAGGGCAAGAGGGTGGTCGTTGTGGACGATTCCATCGTGCGGGGCACCACCGCGCGCAAGATTATCAAGATGGTTCGCGCCGCCGGTGCGCGCGAGATTCACATGCGCATCTCCAGCCCGCCGACCAGCTTCCCCTGTTATTACGGCATCGACACGCCGACCCGCAAGGAGCTGATTTCTTCATCTCACACGGTGGAAGAGATCAACCGCTACATTACCTCCGATTCCCTGGGATACCTCTCCCTTGAGGGGCTGCGGGAAGCTGTCGGTGATCCGAGTATAGGCGGCGGTCATTTCTGCGATGCCTGCTTCAGCGGCTACTACCCGGTCAAATTCCCGCGCCTCAAAGCCGACAGCCAACTTGGGTTGTTTTAA
- a CDS encoding Crp/Fnr family transcriptional regulator produces MDDRSAIKKCPLFAGVTDQDLEQLAAVCRRREYNKGEVLFSEKEPANGFYVVVDGNVKVYKLSSEGKERILHIVHPGESFAEAAMFADGCYPAFAEPVRKATVLFFPKQPFIELLQTHTRIPLNMIAGLSRFLRQFAGQIEDLTFKDVPARLARYLVELAEDGRDVVELPISKTQLASRLGTVSETLSRTLRKLSEDELIKVQGKTITILDHDRLEDLAESSRESL; encoded by the coding sequence ATGGATGATCGCAGCGCCATAAAAAAATGTCCGTTGTTTGCCGGAGTCACCGATCAGGATCTTGAACAGCTCGCCGCGGTCTGCCGTCGAAGAGAGTATAACAAAGGCGAGGTGCTTTTTTCCGAAAAGGAACCCGCCAATGGTTTTTACGTCGTCGTCGATGGCAATGTCAAGGTCTACAAGCTGTCGTCCGAGGGTAAGGAGCGGATTCTGCACATCGTTCATCCCGGAGAAAGTTTCGCCGAAGCCGCCATGTTCGCCGACGGCTGCTATCCGGCCTTTGCCGAGCCTGTGCGCAAAGCCACCGTCCTCTTCTTTCCCAAACAGCCCTTTATCGAGCTGCTGCAGACTCATACCCGGATTCCCCTCAACATGATCGCGGGGCTGTCCCGGTTTTTGCGCCAGTTTGCCGGGCAGATCGAGGATCTGACCTTCAAGGATGTTCCTGCCCGCCTTGCGCGCTACCTGGTCGAGCTGGCTGAGGACGGACGCGATGTCGTCGAACTGCCCATCTCCAAAACCCAGCTTGCCTCGCGGCTTGGCACCGTCAGTGAAACCCTGTCGCGCACCCTGCGCAAACTCTCCGAAGATGAGCTGATCAAGGTTCAGGGCAAAACCATCACCATTCTGGATCATGACCGCCTCGAAGACCTGGCGGAAAGCTCCCGCGAATCCCTTTGA
- the pyrE gene encoding orotate phosphoribosyltransferase: protein MTQEERTDLMDIVRELSYEEREVTLASGRKSNFYFDGKQTTLHAKGGLLVGKAFWKEVKAFGGKIDGVGGLTLGADPIATATSIAACLEGEQVHAFIIRKEPKGHGTGQWLEGRKNLPPGSRVVIVEDVTTTGGSSMKAVERAQEEGLEVVGIVTLVDREEGARENIEGAGQQLRAVFTRTQVVG from the coding sequence ATGACGCAGGAAGAACGCACGGACCTGATGGATATCGTTCGCGAACTCTCTTACGAGGAGCGCGAAGTAACGCTGGCTTCGGGGCGCAAGAGTAATTTTTACTTTGACGGCAAGCAGACCACCCTGCACGCCAAAGGTGGACTGCTGGTGGGTAAAGCTTTCTGGAAGGAAGTCAAAGCTTTCGGCGGAAAAATCGATGGCGTCGGCGGCCTGACCCTGGGAGCCGACCCGATTGCGACCGCGACCTCCATCGCCGCCTGCCTTGAAGGTGAGCAGGTGCATGCCTTCATCATCCGCAAGGAGCCCAAAGGGCACGGGACCGGTCAGTGGCTTGAAGGGCGCAAGAATCTGCCGCCCGGTTCACGGGTGGTCATTGTCGAGGATGTCACCACCACCGGCGGTTCGTCCATGAAGGCCGTGGAGCGTGCCCAGGAAGAGGGGCTTGAAGTGGTCGGCATCGTGACGCTGGTGGACCGTGAAGAGGGTGCACGGGAGAATATCGAAGGTGCCGGACAGCAACTGCGTGCGGTGTTCACCCGGACCCAGGTTGTTGGTTGA
- a CDS encoding DUF1848 domain-containing protein codes for MRVVSVSRRTDIPAFYSQWLINRIRAGYACSRNPFNPRQISTVILQPDKVACLVFWSKDPRPLLPHLDELIQRRFRMLFHTTITALPEFLEPHVPASDVVCSAVRQLAKRLGPEKLIWRFDPIVLGRDFSVEQTLGRFERLAAELAGAVQSVRISFLQRYAQVTARLRNISGIDDLDALACHGKIPNVVSDTAAGLSEIAEKHGLKVFSCAERFDLAPWGIAPGRCLDPQLFEKLFNLRLDPRKDPGQRPACCCMRSVDLGMYGTCRHGCLYCYAATDRVLGAAVHDPESPLLFGSFRGKKGQGELFA; via the coding sequence ATGCGGGTCGTCTCCGTCAGCCGCCGCACTGATATCCCGGCTTTTTACAGCCAGTGGCTGATCAACCGGATCCGCGCCGGTTATGCCTGTAGTCGCAACCCCTTCAATCCACGTCAGATCTCGACCGTGATCCTGCAGCCCGACAAGGTCGCCTGCCTGGTTTTCTGGAGTAAAGATCCTCGGCCGCTGCTGCCGCACCTGGATGAACTGATTCAGCGACGGTTCCGCATGCTGTTTCACACCACGATCACCGCTCTCCCCGAATTTCTTGAACCCCATGTTCCGGCATCGGATGTGGTTTGCAGTGCAGTACGGCAGCTTGCGAAGCGCCTGGGGCCGGAAAAGCTCATCTGGCGTTTTGATCCCATCGTTCTGGGGCGTGATTTCAGCGTTGAACAGACGCTTGGCCGGTTCGAACGGCTCGCCGCTGAATTGGCAGGCGCAGTGCAGTCGGTGCGGATCAGTTTTCTGCAGCGCTATGCGCAGGTGACGGCGCGTCTACGGAATATTTCCGGGATCGATGACCTCGACGCACTGGCTTGCCATGGCAAGATCCCAAACGTGGTCTCCGATACGGCGGCAGGCTTGTCTGAAATCGCCGAGAAGCATGGTTTGAAAGTCTTCTCCTGCGCCGAGCGATTCGACCTCGCGCCCTGGGGAATCGCACCGGGGCGTTGCCTCGATCCTCAGTTGTTTGAAAAACTGTTCAATTTGCGACTCGACCCGCGCAAGGATCCGGGCCAACGCCCGGCCTGCTGCTGCATGCGTAGCGTCGACCTCGGGATGTACGGCACCTGTCGCCATGGCTGTCTTTATTGCTATGCTGCGACGGACAGGGTTTTGGGTGCTGCGGTTCACGACCCCGAAAGCCCGCTGCTCTTCGGAAGCTTCCGCGGGAAAAAGGGGCAGGGGGAGCTGTTCGCTTGA
- a CDS encoding phosphoribosylformylglycinamidine synthase subunit PurQ produces MAEQVRAVVIAGNGTNCEREVATACRMAGCDVVDIVHIAEFLAGRCRLDDYHFLNLAGGFLDGDDLGSAKAGANRLRHARVAGTENHLIDQVLRFIQDGKLIMGVCNGFQLMVKMGLLPALDGDVHTQRASLTFNDCGRFEDRWVNLKVDPQSPCVYTRGIDKMYLPVRHGEGKFVAESDDLLKAIELRHLAVMKYADPVTGEPTDRYPLNPNGSMNAIAGVCDESGRLFGLMPHPEAYLFRVHHPRWTREQNLPEEGMGLWLYRNAVQFIREDIL; encoded by the coding sequence ATGGCTGAACAAGTACGCGCTGTCGTCATCGCCGGTAACGGCACCAACTGCGAGCGCGAAGTGGCGACTGCCTGCCGCATGGCCGGCTGCGACGTGGTCGATATTGTGCATATCGCGGAATTTCTGGCCGGTCGTTGCCGCCTTGACGATTATCACTTTCTGAATCTGGCTGGCGGGTTTCTGGATGGAGACGACCTGGGCAGCGCCAAGGCCGGGGCCAACCGTCTGCGTCATGCCCGTGTCGCTGGTACCGAGAATCACCTCATTGACCAGGTACTTCGATTTATCCAGGACGGTAAGCTCATCATGGGCGTCTGCAACGGTTTTCAGCTCATGGTAAAAATGGGGCTGCTGCCGGCCCTCGATGGGGATGTTCATACCCAGAGAGCAAGCCTGACCTTCAACGACTGCGGACGTTTCGAAGACCGCTGGGTCAACCTGAAGGTCGATCCCCAGTCGCCCTGCGTCTATACCCGTGGGATCGACAAGATGTATCTTCCCGTTCGCCACGGTGAGGGCAAATTCGTAGCCGAATCCGATGATCTGCTCAAGGCCATCGAGTTGCGCCATCTTGCCGTTATGAAGTATGCTGATCCTGTGACAGGTGAGCCGACTGACCGTTATCCGCTCAACCCCAACGGCTCCATGAATGCCATCGCCGGCGTTTGCGACGAAAGCGGCCGTCTGTTCGGGCTGATGCCCCATCCGGAGGCTTACCTCTTCCGGGTGCATCATCCGCGCTGGACTCGTGAGCAGAATCTGCCCGAAGAAGGGATGGGATTGTGGCTCTATCGCAATGCCGTTCAGTTTATTCGTGAGGATATTCTTTAA
- a CDS encoding chemotaxis protein CheD, with product MSDQSIIGRDFISILPGNYHVTDKAECLSTLLGSCVAACLYDPVNQVIGMNHFLLSGTINRYNVPLLLTESARYGIHAMEMLINAMLRLGAERENLRCKAFGGATMFGPHDPAAPGVGQLNCLFIRDFLRKEKIPLVAQDLGGTHGRVIYFMPEDYSVMMRPIKKSRLRDIAHREQRLLQRTRQHQKPANRDGIWD from the coding sequence ATGAGTGATCAGTCCATCATCGGCCGGGATTTTATTTCCATTCTACCCGGCAACTATCACGTCACCGACAAGGCCGAATGCCTCTCGACCCTGCTGGGCTCCTGCGTGGCAGCCTGCCTGTATGATCCGGTCAACCAGGTCATCGGCATGAACCACTTTCTTCTGAGCGGAACCATCAATCGCTACAATGTCCCTCTGCTGCTGACGGAATCGGCCCGCTACGGCATCCACGCCATGGAGATGCTGATCAACGCTATGCTCAGACTGGGAGCAGAGCGTGAAAACTTACGCTGCAAGGCCTTCGGCGGCGCCACCATGTTCGGCCCGCACGACCCTGCCGCTCCCGGGGTCGGGCAACTGAACTGCCTCTTTATTCGCGACTTCCTTCGCAAGGAAAAAATTCCCCTGGTGGCGCAGGATCTGGGCGGCACTCATGGACGGGTCATTTATTTCATGCCGGAGGATTATTCCGTCATGATGCGGCCCATCAAAAAGAGCCGCTTACGGGATATCGCCCACCGCGAACAGCGGCTGCTACAACGCACACGGCAGCATCAAAAACCTGCAAATCGGGACGGAATCTGGGATTAA
- a CDS encoding uracil-DNA glycosylase family protein: MDLIETTRQLARDLKSLEFSPPVTHVYNPLEYARQSHETFLKRFGEGRKEVVFLGMNPGPWGMAQTGVPFGEVGIVRDWLQINEPVGRPEQEHPAKPVTGMDCTRSEVSGRRLWGLFRDKAGTPETFFSRFFVLNYCPLLFLEETGRNRTPAQLPVAEHRQIMSICDEALRRFVETLGAKIVIGIGQYAEDRAQEALVGKDLRIGRILHPSPASPAANRDWAGTALRQLDELGIRLDAKPEKRAG; the protein is encoded by the coding sequence ATGGATTTGATCGAAACTACCCGCCAACTTGCGCGGGATCTCAAATCACTGGAATTCAGTCCGCCGGTGACCCATGTCTATAATCCTCTTGAATATGCAAGGCAAAGCCATGAAACTTTTCTGAAACGTTTTGGGGAAGGGCGCAAGGAGGTTGTTTTCCTGGGTATGAATCCGGGACCCTGGGGCATGGCGCAGACCGGGGTGCCCTTTGGTGAAGTCGGCATTGTTCGCGACTGGCTTCAAATCAACGAACCGGTCGGCCGACCCGAGCAGGAACACCCCGCAAAACCGGTGACCGGGATGGACTGTACGCGCAGCGAAGTCAGCGGCCGTCGGCTGTGGGGGCTTTTTCGCGACAAGGCAGGGACTCCCGAGACTTTTTTTTCGCGGTTCTTCGTGCTCAACTACTGTCCACTGCTTTTTCTTGAAGAAACGGGGCGCAACCGAACCCCTGCGCAGCTTCCCGTGGCCGAACACAGGCAGATCATGTCGATCTGCGATGAGGCGCTGCGTCGCTTTGTTGAGACACTGGGGGCGAAAATTGTGATCGGGATTGGTCAATACGCTGAAGACCGGGCGCAGGAAGCCCTGGTCGGGAAGGATCTGCGGATCGGGCGCATTCTGCACCCCAGCCCGGCCAGCCCGGCTGCCAATCGCGACTGGGCCGGCACCGCGCTGCGCCAGCTTGATGAGCTCGGCATCCGGTTGGATGCAAAACCTGAGAAGAGGGCTGGATAA
- a CDS encoding IS1595-like element ISGes2 family transposase, whose product MAINRIQFQPGLSLNEFLNKYGTEPQCEAALEKARWPRGFICPGCHSTRHCVVWHGRAKTFQCSCCRRQITLRAGTIFHGSKLPLTTWFQAIYFLTQGKNNTSALELMRLLGVCYRTAWRLKHKIMQTMHEREETTVLAQRVEIDDAYLGGERSGGKVGRGSENKIPFIAAVETNADGHPLRVLFSPIQGFSGNEIEAWAKRSLAPTASIISDGLACFRSVESAGCLHLPEIVGPNRKSTDMGCFHWVNTILGNLKTAIDGTYHGFKFEKYAHRYLAEVQYRFNRRFDLQSILPRLLHAAANTGKRPETCLRMAG is encoded by the coding sequence ATGGCAATAAACCGTATTCAGTTTCAGCCGGGCTTGAGTTTGAACGAGTTTCTTAACAAATACGGCACTGAGCCTCAATGCGAGGCAGCTTTGGAAAAAGCGCGCTGGCCAAGAGGTTTTATCTGCCCCGGATGCCATAGTACGCGCCATTGTGTGGTTTGGCATGGGCGAGCCAAGACCTTTCAGTGTAGCTGTTGTCGTCGACAAATAACTCTGCGAGCTGGAACAATTTTTCACGGCAGCAAGCTGCCCCTGACGACATGGTTTCAAGCGATCTACTTTCTGACTCAGGGCAAAAACAACACCTCGGCCTTGGAACTCATGCGATTGCTCGGGGTTTGCTACCGAACTGCCTGGCGGCTCAAGCACAAAATCATGCAGACAATGCACGAGCGCGAGGAAACCACCGTCTTAGCCCAACGCGTCGAAATTGACGATGCTTACCTCGGTGGAGAGCGTAGTGGAGGCAAGGTTGGGCGCGGCTCTGAGAACAAGATCCCCTTTATCGCGGCTGTTGAGACCAATGCCGATGGTCACCCTTTGCGGGTGCTCTTCTCTCCGATCCAGGGTTTCAGCGGAAATGAAATCGAGGCCTGGGCCAAGCGGTCCCTTGCTCCCACGGCGTCCATCATTTCGGACGGATTGGCATGTTTCAGATCCGTCGAGAGCGCAGGCTGTTTGCACCTGCCTGAGATTGTTGGGCCGAATCGCAAGAGCACGGATATGGGCTGCTTTCACTGGGTCAACACCATCCTGGGCAATCTGAAAACGGCCATTGATGGGACATATCACGGATTCAAATTCGAGAAATACGCCCATCGTTATCTGGCAGAAGTGCAATATCGGTTTAACCGGCGCTTTGATCTTCAAAGTATCTTGCCGCGTCTTCTTCATGCGGCCGCCAACACCGGCAAACGACCAGAAACCTGCCTGCGGATGGCTGGCTGA
- a CDS encoding DUF4382 domain-containing protein → MAGCGGGGSSSSSSATPSGAGTLKTSLTDATTEEYQAVYVTIDRVEVHRSDDDDQGNKNGENSDSGWQTVAEPRQTYNLLELINGVEETLGEETLESGHYTQMRLIIGDTPDSTTNILEEAHPHANYIIGPDDVDHELKVPSGQNTGLKLVKGFDIHEGETTKIILDFDARRSVVKAGKSGNYNLKPTIKVLDTVEMAKVTGTVMDADLEKPALLQKAYVSAQTHTNAAEIDEKDKVTIEAGTLSNDNENGKDYNYALLLSPGNYNIVAVKEGYQAECTVVSLESGEIASDTDFVLAEAQETGTVSGNVEVTDGAEDASVTIDFRQEMMCAEAAEPAMVIVKSINIGNGGDFEEQLPVGDYRIVASTEGKETVVADVTLEAEQMVQQDFNF, encoded by the coding sequence TTGGCCGGGTGCGGCGGTGGCGGCAGCAGTAGCAGCAGCAGCGCAACGCCATCCGGAGCAGGAACCCTGAAGACATCTCTGACCGACGCAACGACAGAAGAATACCAGGCCGTCTATGTCACAATTGACCGGGTTGAAGTCCACCGCAGTGATGACGACGACCAAGGGAACAAAAACGGTGAAAACAGCGACTCCGGTTGGCAGACTGTCGCAGAACCGCGACAGACCTATAATCTCCTGGAACTGATCAACGGCGTTGAGGAAACACTGGGAGAAGAGACCCTGGAAAGTGGGCATTACACCCAGATGCGCCTGATCATTGGTGATACCCCAGACTCAACCACGAATATTCTTGAAGAGGCTCATCCTCACGCCAACTACATTATTGGCCCGGATGATGTTGACCATGAGTTGAAAGTCCCCAGCGGGCAGAATACCGGCCTGAAGCTGGTTAAGGGTTTTGATATCCATGAGGGTGAAACAACGAAAATTATACTCGACTTTGATGCCAGACGCTCGGTGGTCAAGGCCGGCAAAAGTGGGAATTACAATCTGAAGCCGACGATCAAGGTTCTCGATACCGTGGAAATGGCCAAAGTGACCGGGACGGTCATGGATGCAGATCTTGAGAAACCGGCGCTATTGCAGAAAGCCTATGTTTCTGCACAGACCCACACCAACGCTGCCGAAATCGACGAAAAAGACAAGGTCACCATTGAAGCGGGAACCCTGTCCAATGACAATGAGAATGGGAAAGATTACAATTATGCCCTTCTCCTGTCGCCCGGCAATTACAATATCGTTGCCGTTAAAGAAGGCTATCAGGCGGAATGCACGGTTGTCAGCCTTGAATCAGGTGAAATTGCCAGCGATACGGATTTCGTCCTCGCCGAAGCACAAGAGACCGGCACTGTCAGCGGCAATGTAGAAGTAACCGACGGCGCCGAGGATGCTTCGGTCACCATCGATTTCCGCCAGGAAATGATGTGTGCAGAGGCCGCAGAGCCGGCTATGGTTATCGTAAAATCAATCAACATCGGGAACGGCGGCGATTTTGAGGAACAACTGCCGGTGGGCGATTATCGGATAGTCGCTTCGACGGAAGGAAAGGAAACTGTGGTCGCAGATGTGACCCTGGAAGCGGAGCAGATGGTTCAGCAGGATTTCAACTTCTAA